The following proteins are co-located in the Heteronotia binoei isolate CCM8104 ecotype False Entrance Well chromosome 8, APGP_CSIRO_Hbin_v1, whole genome shotgun sequence genome:
- the LOC132575790 gene encoding regenerating islet-derived protein 4-like, with amino-acid sequence MAASQAHRSLPTRQFINTRGKGSLRRGWKRRSCPIRQAKEKRTDMRVRKGPYLHFLGLLASHLLLQDCDAAGCPIGWMQYQSYCYGIFADKQDWTQAELNCQNHRYSGHLASILSDYEAQLLFQFITNNFPKEESFWIGLQDRLKNGRWRWSDSATSMFTAWVGGKPKSVDESGFCAYISKKQKFLEWNDAFCSTRMPYICETTM; translated from the exons ATGGCTGCATCCCAAGCACACCGATCGCTTCCGACTCGGCAGTTTATAAATACTCGAGGAAAGGGAAGTCTCCGGCGTGGGTGGAAGAGACGTTCCTGTCCCATCCGACAGGCTAAGGAGAAACGGACAGAC ATGCGGGTGAGGAAAGGTCCCTACCTCCATTTCCTTGGCCTCCTAGCCAGCCACCTCTTACTACAAG ACTGTGATGCTGCAGGATGCCCCATCGGATGGATGCAGTACCAGAGTTACTGCTATGGAATCTTTGCAGACAAGCAAGACTGGACACAGGCTGAG CTAAATTGTCAGAACCACCGCTATTCCGGCCATCTGGCATCCATTCTTTCGGATTATGAAGCACAACTGTTATTCCAGTTCATTACCAACAATTTCCCCAAGGAGGAGTCATTCTGGATCGGACTGCAAGACCGACTGAAG AACGGGCGCTGGCGGTGGTCTGATTCTGCTACATCCATGTTTACAGCTTGGGTTGGTGGGAAACCCAAGAGCGTTGACGAAAGCGGATTCTGCGCCTACATCTCCAAGAAGCAAA AATTCCTAGAGTGGAACGACGCATTCTGCAGTACTCGGATGCCCTACATCTGTGAAACCACTATGTAG